DNA sequence from the Chitinophaga flava genome:
TGCCTCCAAACAGAAACCCGGTACACCTTCTGCCACCCTGCCGGCTAATACCAGCCATTTTTATATTCAGCAGGTAAAGGAAAAAACGCAGTACTATGTATGGGTGGAAGCCTTTAACAACCGCGAAAAAAGCAAGGCACTACAGGGCTCTGTCATCACCACCACTCAATGGAGCCTGGATACTGCCACTGCACGTCATCCGGACATCCCCGGCTCTTCAGCCGTACCTGAAGGCATGACAATCTTCTGGCAGGATGAATTTAATGATGAATTGCTCGACAGAAACAAGTGGCATACTACCTACTATTCCAATATCGACTTCTTACGAAAAGATAACCTGCAGGAAATGCGGGCTGGCCAGCTTCCTGAAGCAGCCTATCAGCTGACCGGCCACTCCATCAATATTTTCACCAATGATTCACTGCCAGCAAAAGTCTTCTACCCATCCAACGGCAGAAAGATCTCTTCTATCCAGACCTATGACTGGCGTACCAATGAAAACCTCCTCGATAATAGTCGTGGCGGCTACTTTGAAGTGCGGGTGAAACGCAGTGCCAGTGGTCAGCCGAAAGGATTAAACACAGCTTACTGGTTCGATTCTCCGGGCCCGGACCTGAAGTACTACCTGCAGGAAGGCACTACCCTGGAAGGCACCACCGGCGTACGTCCCAAAGGACAGGTATTTGAGATCGATGTATTCGAAAACCTGGATGCCCAGTTTGTACTACATGGCCATGTCGACAAAAAAGGTGAGTTCGTGCACAACCTCGCCACACATATCGCAGAAGGCTTTGAACATAAAGATAACTGGGTCGTTCACGGTATCCTCTGGACACCCAACAGCATCAAACATTATATCAACGGTAAGCTGATCAAAGCTTATACTGACAAACATCAGATCTATTCACCCAACCACTTTATGAACGTTTTCCTCGGCAGCTACGGCGCAGGCGGTAGCGTTAACATGGAAGTGGATTACATCC
Encoded proteins:
- a CDS encoding fibronectin type III domain-containing protein, whose amino-acid sequence is MKRLFYLLLLTSSGLWAQEIPAPTALQTKGTRSWIKLSWKDNADNETGYHVYWSASKQKPGTPSATLPANTSHFYIQQVKEKTQYYVWVEAFNNREKSKALQGSVITTTQWSLDTATARHPDIPGSSAVPEGMTIFWQDEFNDELLDRNKWHTTYYSNIDFLRKDNLQEMRAGQLPEAAYQLTGHSINIFTNDSLPAKVFYPSNGRKISSIQTYDWRTNENLLDNSRGGYFEVRVKRSASGQPKGLNTAYWFDSPGPDLKYYLQEGTTLEGTTGVRPKGQVFEIDVFENLDAQFVLHGHVDKKGEFVHNLATHIAEGFEHKDNWVVHGILWTPNSIKHYINGKLIKAYTDKHQIYSPNHFMNVFLGSYGAGGSVNMEVDYIRGYQWPLEGNNELPNPGFEANTSLLPWEGTGTLATDKKRNGLHGLSLQPGQEMEQYVYLNNNTDYQLSYWQNGNSPLYAAVENVKLVTGELQQAATQTHAGKADFSQQQLRFKTGKEYGNNMKTVRIYFKNTGKEAIVLDDVTISKVR